A genomic region of Colletes latitarsis isolate SP2378_abdomen chromosome 7, iyColLati1, whole genome shotgun sequence contains the following coding sequences:
- the Usp30 gene encoding ubiquitin specific protease 30, producing MDVEKIAVFASVGFAIAVAAFILWGPSPKPRKKGKIIGINNLGYTCFLNSLLQALAACPIFVGWLKEQCEKNGKVTFISTLLSVFEKINGYAEDLYGDVTPIEIISSLGNLWNFAPGHQDAHELFHVVLNALQAEIQPVNRKGCLSDALLQSPTMVVDATNLSNSLSFRSVSCNDIVSVNRNPNTPNGFDRNCNNHVMSSTPSISSIPIAYNKPGMILARSSELLSKNIGAGENKESFRLWNSLCAIPVSNSSSMSIEAHPFSGLLTSQLQCSNCKWKSAVHYDKLETVSLALPPLGPHIRSHYTLEELLTRFVTSEVIQDVLCDGCETRCLSTKTLTLGKLPKCLCLHISRTTWSNSGTPIKRDDPVKFPQILILDPYTFTETKKRNARGEPEATMLLANRATLTDKYKFQLRAIVEHRGPVDSGHFVCYRRGNKLDQWLYTSDNVVESISLIEVLCATPYLLFYERINSL from the exons ATGGACGTGGAAAAAATTGCTGTGTTTGCTAGCGTAGGATTTGCAATAGCTGTTGCAGCATTTATTTTATGGGGTCCTTCTCCTAAACCTAGAAAAAAAG gaaaaatcaTAGGAATCAACAATTTAGGGTATACTTGCTTTCTAAATTCCCTTTTACAAGCTTTAGCTGCGTGTCCAATATTTGTTGGATGGTTAAAAGAACAGTGCGAgaaaaatggcaaagttacTTTCATTTCGACTTTGCTCTCtgttttcgaaa AAATCAATGGGTATGCAGAGGATCTGTATGGTGATGTAACACCAATCGAAATAATTTCATCCCTTGGTAATCTGTGGAATTTTGCACCAGGCCATCAAGACGCGCACGAACTATTTCACGTTGTACTTAATGCATTGCAAGCAGAAATTCAACCTGTAAATAGG AAAGGTTGCTTGTCCGATGCTTTATTGCAAAGTCCAACGATGGTGGTAGATGCAACAAACTTGAGCAATTCCTTATCCTTTAGAAGCGTATCTTGCAACGATATTGTATCTGTCAATAGAAATCCTAATACTCCAAACGGATTTGATAGAAATTGTAACAATCATGTAATGTCTTCAACACCGTCGATATCGAGTATTCCTATCGCGTATAATAAGCCTGGTATGATCCTTGCCAGATCTTCAGAACTGCTTTCAAAGAATATCGGAGCTGGAGAGAATAAAGAATCGTTTAGATTGTGGAACTCTTTATGTGCCATACCTGTTTCTAATTCTTCATCAATGTCCATAGAAGCTCATCCATTTTCGGGTTTATTAACTAGTCAATTACAATGTAGTAACTGTAAATGGAAG TCTGCTGTTCATTACGACAAACTCGAAACAGTTTCGTTAGCTTTGCCGCCTCTGGGACCACATATTAGGTCACATTATACATTGGAAGAACTATTAACGCGTTTTGTAACTAGCGAAGTTATTCAGGATGTGTTGTGCGATGGATGTGAAACGCGTTGTTTATCCACCAAAACCTTAACTCTTGGCAAACTTCCTAAGTGTTTGTGTTTACATATATCGAGAACTACGTGGAGTAATTCTGGAACACCAATTAAGAGAGACGATCCAGTAAAATTTCCTCAAATATTAATATTGgatccttatactttcacagaaACTAAAAAACGAAATGCACGG GGTGAACCTGAAGCAACTATGTTGCTCGCTAATCGTGCAACATTAACGGATAAATACAAGTTTCAACTGCGCGCGATCGTGGAACATCGTGGACCTgttgattctgggcattttgttTGTTACAGACGAGGAAATAAATTGGATCAATGGCTGTATACTTCAGATAACGTAGTTGAAAGCATATCTTTGATCGAAGTTTTATGTGCCACGCCATACCTTCTGTTTTATGAACGTATTAATA GTTTATAG
- the LOC143343234 gene encoding protein asteroid-like: MGIFGLTSYINKSYDWYFKYFELHDTYLVIDGNNICCQLYVDANCNSDYSGDYDEYAECTSDFFNALLKCKVTPLVILDGGYSDMKLQTIIKRNKDKNHKACNFIPYKQQVFTPLMILSVFRDIMKKLNIRFVQCLFDADNSIAAVAKALNCPVLSLDSDFYLYGIEYIQFDTLSDCIIRNTTTENYRMPCKIYRIKHLLNAFEGLNQCMLPLAAVLLGNDIADHNLFKNFFNRFELPHRVYNKFEHHQLLIEVTFNWLSKCTLEEAITEILNTISEPMQQEVLNIIEVNVNNYTNPSAEMLVPLGFPEKYNIQGLNDSVNKNLEKIEKGEENIDKIMNKYKKLKSVSETIINNLPTWFINEFYTGRYPGYFIHLSIFQLFICPLQIDNFQNPSSAVISLPILRVIFGLLNFETNNEIATMRYMIRNQNNELAWHELEGINTIPPSNLRKTTLIVKTEILNNTLGITNTECLNELLPEWRLYIACMKYWKEHQTLFKSYKHFIYAMLLCIFSSIINLKIGKIRSLQNFAMIHSKLIQAIKKKRETNDSSESYEFEYKQCDLKNTMIIDAYNNIKLSDCLLAAPFFISHSQISPYPYNRNIIHAFAEFQNCLKLIMDLNALLDYPYLQPNVANLFNGTLLYNLYNNLQTRNNIREYINTILQNSQSLLMLFDILLLKIEPLFTLDN, from the coding sequence atgggTATTTTTGGTTTGACAAGTTACATAAACAAGAGTTACGAttggtattttaaatattttgaattgCATGATACATATTTAGTGATCGATGGTAATAATATTTGTTGTCAATTATATGTGGATGCAAATTGTAATTCTGATTATAGTGGTGATTATGATGAATATGCTGAGTGCACGTCTGATTTCTTTAATGCTTTATTAAAATGTAAAGTAACACCATTAGTTATACTTGATGGTGGTTACAGTGATATGAAGCTACAAACAATCATAAAGAGGAacaaagataaaaatcataaggcATGTAATTTTATACCTTACAAGCAACAGGTTTTTACTCCTTTAATGATCCTGTCAGTTTTTAGAGACATTATGAAAAAGCTGAATATTCGGTTTGTACAATGTTTATTTGATGCTGATAATAGTATAGCTGCAGTAGCAAAGGCATTGAATTGTCCTGTACTAAGTTTAGATTCTGATTTTTATCTGTATGGAATTGAATATATACAGTTCGATACATTAAGTGATTGTATAATCAGGAATACAACTACAGAAAATTATAGAATGCCATGTAAAATTTATAGAATCAAACACTTATTGAATGCTTTCGAAGGATTAAACCAATGTATGTTACCATTGGCTGCAGTATTGCTAGGGAATGACATTGCAGAccataatttgtttaaaaacttCTTCAATCGTTTTGAATTACCACACAGAGTATATAACAAATTTGAACATCACCAATTACTTATAGAAGTAACTTTTAATTGGTTGAGTAAATGTACCTTGGAGGAAGCAATTActgaaattttaaatacaatatCTGAACCAATGCAACAAGAAGTGTTAAATATAATAGAAGTCAATGTGAATAATTATACAAATCCTTCTGCAGAAATGCTTGTTCCATTGGGATTCccagaaaaatataatattcaggGGCTTAATGACTCTGTGAATAAAAACcttgaaaaaattgaaaaaggagAAGAAAACATAGATAAAATAATGAACAAATATAAGAAATTGAAATCAGTCAGTGaaacaattattaacaatttaccTACATGGTTCATAAATGAATTTTATACAGGCAGATATCCAGGATATTTTATCCATTTGTCAATTTTTCAACTATTTATTTGCCCGCTACAAATAGACAATTTTCAAAATCCTTCGAGCGCTGTAATAAGTTTACCAATTCTTAGAGTTATATTTGGGCTTCTAAACTTTGAAACAAACAATGAAATAGCTACTATGAGATATATGATTAGaaatcaaaacaatgagcttgcaTGGCATGAATTAGAAGGAATTAATACTATACCTCCATCTAATCTTAGAAAAACTACATTGATTGTAAAaacagaaattttaaataacacTTTAGGAATTACGAATACAGAGTGCCTTAATGAACTTCTACCAGAATGGAGGTTGTATATTGCTTGCATGAAATATTGGAAGGAACACCAAACCCTATTTAAATCATATAAACATTTTATATACGCTATGCTTCTTTGTATATTTTCCagtataataaatttaaagatTGGAAAAATTCGTTCTTTGCAAAATTTTGCAATGATACATAGTAAACTAATTCAGGCTATAAAGAAGAAGAGAGAAACAAATGATTCATCCGAAAGCTATGAATTTGAGTATAAGCAATGtgatttaaaaaatactatGATTATTGATGCCTACAATAATATTAAGCTTAGTGATTGTTTACTAGCAGCACCATtttttatttctcattctcAAATCTCTCCATACCCGTATAATAGAAATATTATTCATGCATTTGCAGAATTCCAAAATTGTTTGAAATTGATTATGGACTTGAATGCGCTCTTAGATTACCCTTATCTGCAGCCGAACGTTGCTAATTTGTTTAACGGTACTCTTTTATATAACTTGTATAATAATTTACAAACTCGCAACAATATCAGAGAATACATCAACACCATTCTTCAAAATTCACAGAGTCTCTTAATGTTATTTGATATACTTTTGTTGAAAATAGAACCTTTGTTCACATTGGACAACTAA